The following is a genomic window from Clostridium sp..
TGCATTTACATATATAATACATGACAAAATAAATTTTGTCAATAAATACAAAAATACGTATTGACATTTATATAATATAAAGTATTATATAAAAATAGGTGAGGCGTATATGAAAAAAGGAGATAAAATTGCAGCTGCATTTATAGGTATATTGATTATTGCAAGTATAGTGGCAAGCTTTTTATATATGGGATATGGATATAAGCTGCATAAAATTGCTGTTATAAAGGAAAATGGCAAAATAACAAAAATTATAGATTTGGATAAAGTGAAATATGGTTATGAGTTTACTGTAAAGTACGATAAAATTCATTTTAACAAGGTTGAAGTTGAGAAAGGAAGAATCCGCATTTCGGATTCAGACAGTCCTCAAAAAATAGGAATGAAGATGGGATGGATATCAGAACCCGGTGAAAGTGTAATATGTATTCCATATAAGCTTGTAATAGAGATAGAAGGGAAGAGTTCAGAAAAGAATAATATTGATGCTGTTGTAGGGCAGCCTGGCAGTTGATAAAATTTATAAAGCATCAAAATATAGTTTGTGTTTAATCACTATATTTTGATGCTTTATTTTTTTGTTGAAAAAATTTTAACGCTTGTAGAAGTTATATTTGAAACATTATTGAATAGTATTTATTAAAATTAGATTAAGGGGTGATGGTATTGGTTAAGAAATTACATAAATATATTTTTATGGCAGTATTTATATTGATATTTATTGCATGTCCTATCTTTGCAGAAGCAGACGGCATAAGCAGCACAGAAAATACCTCAAGTGAAAACTCGAATTTAGTTAGGGCCAGGATTATACAATCATCAGTCAAAAATAAGGGGGGTATGGATGCCGGAGATAAAACTCTTGTAGTAAAAGAGCAGATTTTAAAGATAAATATAATAGAAGGAAAACATTCAGGAGAAAAATTGGATGTTACCCATGATATGCAGCCATCAAAACCTGACAATATAGAGTATAAAGTTGGTGATGAGGTATTTTTATCAATAAGTGAAGGTGCTGATGGAAGCATAAATTCAGCAAGTGTGTATCAGGTCGTAAGAGATAAACCACTTTCCCATTTACTATTTCTTTTTATATTTTCCATGGTTTTGATTGGCGGATTCAAGGGAGTAAAATCATTGGTGTCACTTGGAATAACGTGCCTGATTATATTAAAGGTGTTTCTACCTTCTATTTTACAAGGACATAATCCTATAACGCTTTCCATATCAATTTGTATAGTTATAACGATAATCAATTTGGTTATAGTAAGCGGGTTTAATAAGAAGACTACTGCTGCGATTTTAGGTACAAGCGGAGGTGTCATTATATCAGGCATCATAGCTTTTATGTCAATAAATTCAGCAAGGGTTTTGGGAGTTGGAACGGGTGATGCCCAGCTTCTTATGGACACACCATTAAAAAATCCACTTAACTTTAAAGCTATTTTATTTGGCTCAATACTTATAGGTACATTGGGGGCAGTAATGGATGTAAGTATGTCCATAGCTTCCACCATGAAAGAATTAAGGGAGAACAATCCTGGCATGCCGCGTGGAAAAATAGTAAAAGCGGGAATGAGTGTAGGAAGGGATATTATGGGTACTATGGCTACAACCCTTATATTGGCATATATAAGTGGTGCAATATGCCTGGTTTTAGGATATATGGCGAACAACAGCACATTTGTCGATATAGTGAACCAGGATATGATAGCCTGTGATATAATAAAGACTTTTGCCAGCAGTATAGGATTGATATTTACTATTCCTATTACAGCATTTATATATTTAATTTTGGACTGTTAGTTATTTAATATAATTCTATATCATATAAATTAACTGATGAGAATAAATGTACAAACTAATGAAGGGGAGGGAAGCGGCTTTTAAATCTGAAGCAGCGAGTATATGAATTATAGGAAATTTAGCAGGAGAGACAATCCAAAATTAGAAATTTTGACTTTAATTATAAGTCTTGTATTTGTAATAATTTTGCCATATTTAGTTGAGGCAAGTAATAATACCAATAAGAACGTTAGAGGAAATATGTTTTATGTGCAGGTGCTGAACTATGCAATGCCGGCAGTTAAAGCTACTTGCTTCAATGAAGATGATATGGCCGAAAACAGTTTTTCTCTAGACAACTCACCTCTGGAGATTTTCAGCATAAATATTAGAAATCCACTGTCAATACTGGGAAGAGAAATGGCTTTTTTAGGTCTTGATGTTTCAAATAACAGTATTGATGAATTTAAATTGGACAATAAGCAGGTAGCCAAAGCGGGAGACAGTGAAAATTTGAGCAGGGGAAGCAGTTCAACCACATCAAAGGGAAGTGATATATTTGATCCAAGTCTAAAGAGAACCATGAATAAAGAAAAACCAGATGTACTTATATACCATACCCATACTACAGAAAGTTATAAACCAGGAGGAGCGAACAGCTTTGATGATGATAAAAATGTATGTGCAGTAGGTGACCAATTGGTGGCGGAGTTGAATAAATACGGCATATCCGCAATAAATGACAAGACAGTGCATGATGCAGAAGCATATACGCAAAGTTACGCAAGATCTTCTGTTACTTTGGACAAATATTTGAAGAAATATGGAGACT
Proteins encoded in this region:
- a CDS encoding NusG domain II-containing protein codes for the protein MKKGDKIAAAFIGILIIASIVASFLYMGYGYKLHKIAVIKENGKITKIIDLDKVKYGYEFTVKYDKIHFNKVEVEKGRIRISDSDSPQKIGMKMGWISEPGESVICIPYKLVIEIEGKSSEKNNIDAVVGQPGS
- a CDS encoding YibE/F family protein, with translation MAVFILIFIACPIFAEADGISSTENTSSENSNLVRARIIQSSVKNKGGMDAGDKTLVVKEQILKINIIEGKHSGEKLDVTHDMQPSKPDNIEYKVGDEVFLSISEGADGSINSASVYQVVRDKPLSHLLFLFIFSMVLIGGFKGVKSLVSLGITCLIILKVFLPSILQGHNPITLSISICIVITIINLVIVSGFNKKTTAAILGTSGGVIISGIIAFMSINSARVLGVGTGDAQLLMDTPLKNPLNFKAILFGSILIGTLGAVMDVSMSIASTMKELRENNPGMPRGKIVKAGMSVGRDIMGTMATTLILAYISGAICLVLGYMANNSTFVDIVNQDMIACDIIKTFASSIGLIFTIPITAFIYLILDC
- a CDS encoding stage II sporulation protein P, yielding MNYRKFSRRDNPKLEILTLIISLVFVIILPYLVEASNNTNKNVRGNMFYVQVLNYAMPAVKATCFNEDDMAENSFSLDNSPLEIFSINIRNPLSILGREMAFLGLDVSNNSIDEFKLDNKQVAKAGDSENLSRGSSSTTSKGSDIFDPSLKRTMNKEKPDVLIYHTHTTESYKPGGANSFDDDKNVCAVGDQLVAELNKYGISAINDKTVHDAEAYTQSYARSSVTLDKYLKKYGDFKLIIDMHRDATENKNSVTMNINGENISKFMLVMARKNPHFDKNMALANQIVNLANQLYPGLSKGVCYYNYGTRYFNQDKSNNAILLEVGADLNTTEESKASMKYMARILAQIIK